In Pseudoduganella albidiflava, a single window of DNA contains:
- the rtcA gene encoding RNA 3'-terminal phosphate cyclase gives MIEIDGSLGEGGGQIVRSALTLSMVTGQPFRIRNIRAGRPRPGLMRQHVAAVNAAARVAAAETGPVAVGGNELCFVPRTLRGGDYEFAIGSAGSSSLVLQTLLPALLHAREPSSIRITGGTHNPMAPPVEFLQRAYRPLLERMGANFAIDLLRHGFYPAGGGMVEARVSPVEAWRPVDLLERGDRKGGYAESVIAGVHQSVLTRELECVRTAMGWTEEQMKPVALPDSHGPGNVLLLTVEHDHVTEVFTAFGEKMLRAEAVAKRAVQEARRYLASGAAVGEYLGDQLMLPMALAGGGSFSVERVSQHARTNADIISLFLPVTFRFEQRDRHAVCTVERRA, from the coding sequence ATGATCGAGATAGATGGCTCGCTGGGCGAGGGCGGCGGCCAGATCGTGCGCAGTGCGCTGACGTTGTCGATGGTGACGGGCCAGCCGTTCCGGATCAGGAACATTCGCGCCGGGCGGCCCAGGCCCGGCCTGATGCGGCAGCACGTGGCGGCCGTGAACGCCGCCGCCAGGGTGGCCGCCGCTGAAACCGGCCCGGTCGCGGTCGGAGGGAACGAGCTGTGCTTCGTGCCGCGCACGCTTCGCGGCGGCGATTATGAATTCGCGATCGGCAGCGCGGGCAGCAGTTCGCTCGTGCTGCAGACGCTGCTGCCAGCCCTGCTGCACGCCAGGGAACCGTCGAGCATCAGGATTACCGGCGGCACGCACAATCCGATGGCACCGCCGGTGGAATTCCTGCAGCGAGCCTATCGACCCTTGCTGGAAAGGATGGGGGCGAACTTCGCCATCGACTTGCTGCGGCATGGCTTCTATCCGGCAGGTGGCGGTATGGTGGAAGCGCGGGTAAGCCCGGTCGAGGCCTGGCGGCCTGTCGATCTGCTGGAGCGGGGCGATCGCAAGGGCGGTTACGCGGAAAGCGTGATCGCCGGCGTGCACCAGAGTGTGCTGACGCGGGAGCTGGAATGCGTGCGTACGGCGATGGGCTGGACCGAAGAGCAGATGAAGCCCGTGGCCCTGCCCGACAGCCACGGCCCGGGCAACGTATTGCTGCTGACCGTGGAACATGACCATGTCACCGAGGTGTTTACCGCTTTCGGCGAAAAGATGCTGCGCGCCGAGGCGGTGGCCAAGCGCGCGGTGCAGGAAGCGCGCCGCTACCTGGCTTCAGGCGCCGCCGTGGGGGAATACCTGGGCGATCAGCTGATGCTGCCGATGGCCCTGGCCGGCGGCGGCAGCTTCAGTGTCGAGCGCGTTTCCCAGCATGCGCGTACCAACGCGGACATCATCAGCCTGTTCCTGCCGGTGACGTTCAGGTTCGAACAGCGCGACCGCCACGCCGTCTGCACGGTGGAGCGGCGCGCTTGA
- a CDS encoding TonB-dependent receptor family protein yields the protein MRPPSLLKLTAALCAAYSATATATEPLADVVVITASRIEHASFELPAAIDVIDTSRIRDAQLRVNASESLVAVPGLVVQNRQNYAQDLQISSRGFGARSAFGVRGVRLIADGIPATMPDGQGQAATFNLDRAQRIEVLRGPFSVLYGNHSGGVVQLFTEDGREPASAEMSVMAGSDGQRKVDVSAQGRDGKIGYVVDASRFETDGYRDHSAARRDQQFAKLTVTPDSRSKLTLVASSLRQKDTEDPLGVQWATYQRDPRAGEIDPTDTETPKRTYADRYNTRKSIDHQQAGASYDIYFGENRLHLMAYGGNREVVQYQSFSRGFQAPATHSGGVIDFDRNFHGAAINWTDVRRFDQGVLRTTVGLDYDRSTDDRKGYENFAGTQLGVKGALRRDEEDEVSNVDPYLQAEWQSGPWRLTAGVRHSRVKVEVDDRFLDNGNDSGDLTFTRTTPVLGALYKLTSDLNVYVSAARGFETPTLNELFYSGTGDGFNYQLRPARSTHLEAGTKIRVTENTRVDAALFEVRTRDEVVVDASSGGRTSYRNASKTLRQGIEVSVDSSWTGGFSARAALTGLRAVYDQAFGNVAEGSRLPGVARTTAYGELAWKEARGRYGAALEALANGKVYAEDTNREKAAPGYGLLNLRFTATQPVGGWRLKEFVRLNNLLDKDYVGSVIVGDTNKRYYEAAPGRNWQAGFSAQYLF from the coding sequence ATGCGACCACCTTCCCTACTGAAGCTTACCGCCGCGTTGTGCGCGGCCTATTCCGCAACCGCTACGGCGACTGAACCATTGGCCGACGTGGTCGTCATTACCGCCAGCCGGATCGAACATGCCAGCTTCGAATTGCCGGCGGCGATCGACGTCATCGATACCAGCCGTATCCGCGATGCTCAACTGCGGGTCAACGCGTCGGAATCTCTGGTAGCGGTACCTGGCCTGGTGGTGCAAAACCGCCAGAACTATGCACAGGACCTGCAAATCTCCTCGCGCGGCTTCGGTGCCCGCTCGGCCTTCGGTGTACGCGGTGTACGCCTGATTGCGGACGGCATTCCCGCCACCATGCCGGATGGCCAGGGCCAGGCCGCCACCTTCAACCTGGATCGTGCCCAACGCATCGAAGTACTGCGCGGGCCGTTTTCCGTCCTGTACGGAAACCATTCCGGCGGCGTGGTGCAACTCTTCACGGAAGATGGCAGGGAGCCGGCTTCGGCCGAGATGTCGGTCATGGCCGGCAGCGACGGCCAGCGCAAGGTCGACGTGAGCGCACAGGGGCGCGACGGCAAGATCGGCTATGTTGTCGACGCCTCCCGCTTCGAGACCGACGGCTATCGCGATCACAGCGCGGCACGGCGCGACCAGCAATTCGCCAAGCTGACCGTGACTCCCGACTCCCGCAGCAAGCTGACACTGGTGGCCAGCAGCCTTCGCCAGAAAGATACGGAAGATCCGCTGGGCGTGCAGTGGGCAACCTACCAGCGCGATCCGCGTGCCGGCGAGATCGATCCCACCGATACCGAGACGCCGAAACGCACCTACGCGGACCGCTACAACACCCGCAAGAGCATCGACCACCAGCAGGCCGGCGCCAGCTACGATATCTATTTCGGCGAGAACCGCCTGCACCTGATGGCATACGGCGGCAATCGCGAGGTGGTGCAGTACCAATCCTTCTCGCGCGGCTTCCAGGCGCCGGCAACGCATTCCGGCGGCGTGATCGATTTCGACCGCAACTTCCACGGCGCGGCCATCAACTGGACGGACGTCCGGCGCTTCGACCAGGGCGTGCTGCGCACCACCGTCGGCCTTGACTACGACCGCTCGACGGATGACCGCAAGGGCTATGAAAACTTCGCCGGCACGCAGCTCGGCGTGAAGGGCGCGTTGCGCCGCGACGAGGAAGATGAGGTCTCGAACGTCGACCCCTATCTGCAGGCTGAATGGCAGAGCGGCCCGTGGCGCCTTACCGCCGGCGTACGGCACAGCCGCGTAAAGGTGGAAGTCGACGACCGCTTCCTCGACAATGGCAATGACAGCGGCGATCTCACGTTCACCCGCACGACGCCGGTGCTGGGTGCGCTGTACAAGCTCACGTCCGACCTCAACGTCTACGTCAGCGCGGCGCGCGGCTTTGAAACGCCGACACTGAACGAGTTGTTCTACTCCGGCACCGGCGACGGGTTCAACTACCAGCTGCGCCCGGCGCGCAGCACCCACCTGGAAGCGGGTACCAAGATCCGGGTGACGGAGAACACCCGCGTGGACGCGGCGCTGTTCGAAGTCCGCACACGCGATGAAGTGGTGGTGGACGCCTCCAGCGGCGGCCGCACGAGCTACCGCAACGCCAGCAAGACGCTGCGCCAGGGCATCGAGGTATCGGTCGACTCATCCTGGACTGGTGGATTCTCTGCCCGCGCCGCGCTCACCGGCCTGCGTGCCGTCTACGACCAGGCATTCGGCAACGTGGCCGAGGGCAGCCGGCTGCCAGGTGTCGCGCGCACCACCGCTTACGGCGAACTGGCATGGAAGGAAGCCCGCGGCCGTTACGGCGCGGCGCTCGAAGCGCTTGCCAACGGCAAGGTCTATGCCGAGGACACGAACCGGGAAAAAGCCGCGCCGGGTTACGGCCTGCTGAACCTGCGCTTCACGGCCACGCAACCGGTCGGCGGCTGGCGACTGAAGGAATTCGTCCGCCTGAACAACCTGCTCGACAAGGACTACGTGGGGTCGGTCATCGTCGGGGACACGAACAAGCGCTATTACGAGGCAGCACCCGGTCGCAACTGGCAGGCCGGCTTCAGCGCGCAGTATCTGTTCTGA
- a CDS encoding IS3 family transposase (programmed frameshift) has translation MAKYSVQFKQEVVDRYRAGPLGCVRLGNEMGVDPSLVYLWVRLYDAHGVGGLEKKQHRHSAEGKLSILQHMWKHELSCFETAVIFNVRHTGSIGQWERCYHSGGIDALSPRPRQRPKKMPTSQPPAPQTPLDEEAKTLEELLKEVNYLRMENAYLKKPGCLGSGREAAACDSAQKAKVITELRQRFPLDGLLEVAGLARSTYYYQQQVAKLGDRDEALKNRVQGVFDGNHGRYGYRRVAAEIRKDGHKVNHKRVQRLMSELGLKSLVRPKKYRSYKGEVGEAADNLLDRDFEAAAMHEKWVTDVTEFNVAGKKLYLSPVMDLCNGEIIAFETNTRPVLSLVTNMVKKALRKLGKDDKPILHSDQGWHYRKPAYRKALEDKNVVQSMSRKGNCLDNAAMESFFAVLKTEYFHLQKFASIEELKKGLVKYIRYYNHKRIKLRLNGLSPVQYRTQLQVA, from the exons ATGGCGAAATACAGTGTGCAGTTCAAGCAAGAGGTGGTCGATCGATATCGGGCCGGCCCGTTAGGATGCGTTCGTCTGGGCAACGAGATGGGCGTGGATCCTAGCCTGGTCTATTTGTGGGTCAGGCTATACGACGCTCATGGCGTGGGGGGCCTGGAGAAGAAGCAACATAGGCACAGCGCTGAGGGCAAGCTGTCGATATTGCAGCACATGTGGAAACATGAGTTGTCATGTTTCGAGACGGCCGTGATTTTCAACGTGCGCCACACCGGCAGCATCGGCCAGTGGGAGCGCTGCTATCATAGCGGCGGTATAGATGCGCTCAGTCCCCGACCGCGCCAGAGACCGAAGAAAATGCCCACATCCCAGCCGCCCGCGCCGCAAACGCCTCTCGATGAAGAGGCCAAGACCCTTGAAGAGCTTCTCAAAGAAGTGAACTACTTGCGGATGGAGAACGCCTACCTAAAAAAGC CTGGATGCCTTGGTTCAGGAAGAGAAGCAGCAGCGTGCGATAGCGCGCAAAAAGCGAAAGTAATCACTGAACTGAGGCAGCGTTTCCCTTTGGATGGCTTGCTGGAAGTAGCAGGCCTGGCGCGCAGCACTTACTACTATCAGCAGCAAGTGGCCAAGCTAGGCGATCGTGACGAGGCCTTAAAAAATCGTGTTCAGGGCGTCTTCGACGGCAACCACGGGCGCTATGGCTATCGCCGTGTGGCCGCTGAGATCCGCAAGGACGGGCATAAGGTTAACCACAAACGTGTACAGCGTTTGATGAGCGAGCTCGGCTTGAAATCGCTGGTGCGGCCGAAGAAGTATCGTTCTTACAAAGGCGAAGTGGGCGAAGCTGCAGATAACCTCTTGGACCGCGATTTTGAAGCTGCGGCCATGCACGAGAAGTGGGTAACTGATGTCACGGAGTTCAATGTCGCTGGCAAAAAACTGTATCTCTCGCCGGTGATGGATCTGTGCAACGGCGAGATCATCGCCTTCGAGACGAACACCCGGCCAGTGCTGAGCTTGGTTACCAACATGGTTAAAAAAGCCCTGCGAAAGCTCGGCAAAGACGACAAGCCAATCCTTCACTCAGACCAGGGATGGCACTATCGGAAGCCCGCTTACCGGAAGGCGCTGGAGGATAAAAATGTCGTGCAGAGCATGTCTCGCAAAGGAAATTGCCTCGATAACGCTGCCATGGAGAGCTTCTTCGCCGTACTCAAGACTGAGTACTTCCATCTGCAGAAATTTGCCAGTATCGAGGAGCTGAAGAAAGGCCTGGTGAAGTACATCCGCTACTACAATCACAAGCGCATCAAGCTTAGGTTGAACGGGCTGAGTCCTGTGCAGTACAGAACTCAGCTCCAAGTAGCATAG
- a CDS encoding phosphatidate cytidylyltransferase: MLPFLSSGSQIGIAMTALYGLLGITSLLVQRLAAPTGSLRNQVNAWWRIFPVVTIALLLYPLGPWLLAGLICLLAVRELAPYADDPSSHFRRNAALAVGAATTLHLLVPAVLPVALPTLIVAQFLFFRARAVKPSLVYLLLWLTIAAAWSIVRFIDIPAGPAASLAWLFYLFIVTALNDIGQFIGGKLFGSHRIAPTISPNKTWQGLAGGVAVSQLLTLVLGSYLQLGSPARMAAYALLLSVGGFAGDLMFSAAKRYLGIKDFSQLIPGHGGILDRIDSLVVTAPLLYILVITMEGTTS, encoded by the coding sequence ATGCTCCCGTTCCTTTCGTCCGGTTCACAAATCGGCATCGCCATGACCGCCCTGTATGGCTTGCTCGGCATTACTTCGCTGCTGGTGCAGCGGCTGGCCGCTCCCACCGGCAGCTTGCGCAACCAGGTCAACGCATGGTGGCGCATCTTCCCGGTCGTCACGATCGCATTGCTGCTGTACCCGCTTGGCCCGTGGTTGCTGGCAGGACTGATCTGCCTGCTGGCGGTGCGTGAACTGGCGCCGTATGCCGATGACCCGTCGTCGCATTTCCGCCGCAATGCCGCGCTCGCAGTCGGCGCGGCGACCACCCTTCACCTGCTCGTGCCCGCGGTGCTGCCGGTCGCCCTGCCGACGCTCATCGTTGCGCAATTCCTGTTCTTTCGCGCCCGGGCAGTCAAACCGTCACTCGTCTATCTTTTATTGTGGCTGACGATCGCGGCAGCGTGGTCGATCGTGCGGTTCATCGACATCCCGGCCGGCCCCGCTGCCAGCCTGGCATGGCTCTTTTACCTGTTCATCGTTACCGCCCTCAACGATATCGGCCAGTTCATCGGCGGCAAACTGTTCGGCAGCCACAGGATCGCGCCCACTATCAGCCCGAACAAGACATGGCAGGGCCTTGCCGGCGGCGTGGCCGTTTCGCAATTGCTGACCCTGGTCCTGGGCAGCTACCTCCAGCTTGGCTCACCCGCCAGGATGGCCGCGTACGCCTTGCTCCTGTCCGTTGGGGGCTTCGCCGGCGACCTGATGTTCTCCGCCGCGAAGCGCTATCTCGGCATCAAGGATTTTTCACAACTGATCCCCGGGCACGGCGGCATTCTCGACCGGATCGACAGCCTCGTCGTCACCGCGCCACTGCTGTACATTCTGGTCATTACCATGGAAGGCACAACCTCATGA
- a CDS encoding bifunctional alpha/beta hydrolase/class I SAM-dependent methyltransferase → MKSEHPAAWTTSEAGFDASDGTRLFYRAWQPKAPRNDGPQRALVFLHRGHEHSGRIAPLVEQFGYGDDWAFAYDARGHGHSPGERGAAPGFATLVDDLDAFVAHIAQRYGIAREDMLVVANSVGAVVAATWLHDYAPRIRGLVMAAAAFKIKLYVPLAKPALRFARRFKPDLFVTSYIRPGMLTHSKQEADAYAADPLIAKSISAQILLELADTAERIVKDAAAIDTPVLMLAADKDYVVHEGPQKAFFERLSSPLKRYVQLRDCYHAVLYERDMSAALAACREFIAACYAREPLPPTHYLQADSASASARAYAALQRNEYGNPLTRASYALQRRMLKALGPLSDGMRVGLTHGFDSGESLDYVYRNQAGGKLMFGAVMDRGYLDAVGWRGIRVRKVQLQHLLAQRIAAHPAVNPAQPPLRILDIASGSARYVLETVKRFQDRPIEVTLCDYAQHNVDRARALAASLQLQAKVDCRRRDAFDSASYAGEEGTYDIAVVSGLYELFSDNAMVLRSLEGVFASLRPGGHLIYTAQPWHPQLEMIAGTLTNHRGEAWRMRPRPQAEMDALVRVAGGEKIATLIGVEGIFTVSVARKAAAPGAAG, encoded by the coding sequence ATGAAAAGCGAACATCCGGCAGCGTGGACCACTTCCGAAGCCGGCTTCGATGCCAGCGATGGCACCCGGCTGTTTTACCGCGCGTGGCAACCGAAAGCGCCGCGCAACGACGGCCCGCAGCGCGCCCTCGTGTTCCTGCACCGGGGCCACGAGCATTCGGGCCGGATCGCGCCCCTGGTCGAACAGTTCGGTTATGGGGATGACTGGGCTTTCGCCTACGACGCGCGTGGCCATGGCCATTCGCCGGGAGAACGGGGTGCGGCGCCCGGATTCGCCACGCTGGTCGATGACCTCGATGCTTTCGTCGCCCACATTGCGCAGCGCTACGGCATCGCGCGCGAAGACATGCTGGTCGTCGCGAACAGCGTCGGTGCGGTAGTGGCGGCCACGTGGCTGCATGACTATGCGCCGCGCATCCGCGGGCTGGTCATGGCCGCCGCCGCGTTCAAGATCAAGCTGTACGTGCCGCTGGCCAAGCCGGCGCTCCGGTTCGCGCGCCGCTTCAAGCCCGACCTGTTCGTCACCAGCTATATCCGCCCGGGGATGCTCACCCATTCGAAGCAGGAAGCCGATGCCTACGCGGCCGATCCCCTGATCGCCAAGAGCATCTCCGCCCAGATCCTGCTGGAGCTCGCCGATACCGCGGAGCGCATCGTGAAAGACGCGGCCGCGATCGACACTCCCGTCCTGATGCTGGCGGCGGATAAGGATTACGTTGTCCATGAGGGGCCGCAAAAGGCATTCTTCGAGCGGCTGTCCTCGCCGCTGAAACGCTATGTCCAGCTGCGCGACTGCTATCACGCCGTGCTCTATGAGCGCGACATGTCGGCGGCCCTGGCCGCATGCCGCGAGTTCATCGCCGCATGCTACGCACGCGAGCCGCTGCCGCCCACGCACTACCTCCAGGCGGACAGCGCGAGCGCCAGCGCCCGGGCCTACGCGGCACTGCAACGCAATGAATACGGCAATCCGCTCACCCGTGCGTCGTATGCCCTGCAGCGCCGAATGCTCAAGGCGCTCGGACCACTGAGCGACGGCATGCGCGTGGGGCTCACGCACGGCTTCGATTCCGGCGAGTCGCTGGACTATGTGTATCGCAACCAGGCTGGCGGGAAGTTGATGTTCGGCGCGGTGATGGACCGTGGCTATCTCGACGCGGTGGGCTGGCGCGGTATCCGCGTGCGCAAGGTGCAGCTGCAGCACCTGCTGGCACAGCGCATCGCCGCCCACCCGGCCGTGAACCCCGCCCAACCTCCGCTGCGTATCCTCGACATCGCGTCCGGTTCCGCGCGCTATGTGCTGGAAACCGTCAAGCGATTCCAGGACCGCCCTATCGAAGTCACGCTGTGCGACTATGCGCAGCACAACGTCGACCGCGCACGCGCGCTGGCCGCGAGCCTGCAGCTGCAGGCGAAAGTGGATTGCCGCCGGCGCGATGCGTTCGACAGCGCCAGCTATGCGGGCGAAGAGGGCACTTACGACATTGCCGTGGTATCCGGCCTGTATGAACTGTTCAGCGACAATGCCATGGTGCTGCGCTCGCTGGAAGGCGTCTTCGCCAGCCTGCGTCCGGGAGGGCACCTGATCTATACCGCGCAGCCGTGGCACCCGCAGCTGGAAATGATCGCCGGCACGCTGACGAACCACCGTGGCGAAGCGTGGCGCATGCGACCCCGCCCCCAGGCGGAAATGGATGCCCTGGTGCGCGTGGCCGGTGGCGAGAAGATCGCCACGCTGATCGGCGTGGAGGGCATCTTCACCGTGTCGGTGGCACGCAAAGCCGCAGCGCCTGGCGCAGCCGGTTGA
- a CDS encoding CDP-alcohol phosphatidyltransferase family protein has product MAFSIYQLKPRFQQLLRPLLSSLARIGVTPNQVTLAAMFLSCAYGAALAAAPDSAALWYGLPAFLLFRMALNAIDGMLATATGNKTSLGAVLNEMGDQVSDAALYLPFALAAGISAPLVVGVVVAALLAEFAGVLAQGIGVARRFDGPMGKSDRAFALGVIALLIGSGVTPAWSNGLLCVVLLLCVLTIVNRLRQALRLCVPPTR; this is encoded by the coding sequence ATGGCTTTCTCGATCTACCAGTTGAAACCGCGCTTCCAGCAATTGCTGCGGCCATTGCTGTCGTCGCTCGCCCGCATCGGCGTGACGCCGAACCAGGTAACGCTGGCGGCGATGTTCCTCTCCTGCGCCTATGGCGCGGCGCTTGCCGCCGCCCCGGATAGCGCGGCCCTGTGGTATGGCTTGCCGGCCTTCCTGCTGTTCCGGATGGCGCTGAACGCCATCGATGGCATGCTCGCCACCGCGACCGGCAACAAGACCAGCCTGGGCGCGGTGCTCAACGAGATGGGTGACCAGGTGTCCGACGCCGCCCTGTATCTGCCGTTCGCGCTGGCGGCCGGGATATCGGCCCCGCTGGTGGTCGGGGTGGTGGTGGCGGCGCTGCTTGCCGAATTTGCCGGCGTGCTGGCGCAGGGCATCGGCGTGGCGCGCCGTTTCGACGGGCCGATGGGCAAGAGCGACCGCGCCTTTGCCCTGGGCGTGATCGCGCTGCTGATCGGCTCAGGCGTGACGCCCGCCTGGAGCAATGGCCTGCTGTGCGTGGTCCTGCTGCTGTGTGTGCTGACGATCGTCAACCGGCTGCGCCAGGCGCTGCGGCTTTGCGTGCCACCGACACGGTGA
- a CDS encoding phosphatase PAP2 family protein: MRLPRQGKAPSARARAVHLLGNWLVFGLCYPLSHTIAARLPAQHSVALPLDAAVPFWPWMIVPYASSSLFFVLVFLLVRSAEELRVASRRMLLATVTAALVFAVYPARFTSARPALDNPFLAAAYGFLDIVDQPYNQLPSLHVAYCLLFWLALRPLAGGWRRLALAAWLMLVAASTLFTWQHHAADVLGGLALGAAVAWLVRPGATRRSTVAFYYTIAAGITLHAGWFVLGSWLALYAAACLLLVALAYARRDARFLRKDGGRHALAAWLLYWPYLAGYLLTWALVRYRERGRAAFIELAPGLFVGRRLSAAEARRLPEGCSVIDLSPELPEAAALRGACYHHAPLLDLHAPRPSQVRAVLALLAEQHRPGRAVFLHCAMGYSRSRFIARLYARKNHRWLSRSTS; this comes from the coding sequence ATGCGATTACCACGACAAGGCAAGGCGCCATCGGCGCGGGCACGCGCCGTCCACCTGCTGGGCAACTGGCTGGTGTTCGGCCTGTGCTACCCGCTCAGCCATACGATTGCCGCGCGCCTGCCGGCGCAGCACAGCGTGGCGCTGCCGCTCGATGCCGCCGTGCCGTTCTGGCCGTGGATGATCGTTCCCTATGCCAGTTCCTCGCTGTTTTTCGTGCTGGTCTTCCTGCTCGTGCGCAGCGCGGAGGAACTGCGCGTGGCGAGCCGGCGCATGCTGCTGGCAACGGTGACGGCGGCACTGGTGTTCGCTGTCTATCCGGCCCGCTTTACTTCGGCACGCCCTGCCCTCGACAACCCGTTCCTGGCCGCGGCCTACGGGTTTCTCGATATCGTGGACCAGCCCTACAACCAGCTGCCTTCGCTGCACGTGGCTTACTGCCTGCTGTTCTGGCTGGCGTTGCGGCCGCTGGCGGGGGGCTGGCGGCGCCTCGCGCTGGCGGCGTGGCTGATGCTGGTGGCCGCGAGCACGCTGTTCACCTGGCAGCACCATGCGGCCGACGTGCTGGGGGGACTGGCGCTGGGCGCGGCCGTGGCCTGGCTCGTGCGCCCCGGCGCGACCCGTCGTTCGACGGTCGCCTTTTACTACACGATCGCGGCCGGCATCACGCTGCATGCCGGCTGGTTCGTGCTGGGCAGCTGGCTCGCCCTGTATGCCGCCGCTTGCCTGCTGCTGGTGGCGCTGGCATACGCCCGGCGCGACGCGCGCTTTCTCCGCAAGGACGGTGGGCGCCATGCGCTGGCCGCTTGGCTGCTGTACTGGCCTTACCTGGCCGGGTATCTGCTCACATGGGCGCTGGTTCGCTACCGCGAGCGCGGCCGCGCCGCGTTCATCGAGCTGGCGCCAGGCCTGTTCGTCGGGCGGCGCCTGTCCGCCGCGGAAGCGCGGCGCCTGCCGGAAGGTTGCAGCGTGATCGACCTGTCGCCGGAGCTGCCGGAAGCCGCGGCCTTGCGCGGCGCGTGCTATCACCATGCGCCGCTGCTCGACCTGCATGCGCCGCGCCCGTCGCAGGTGCGCGCCGTGCTGGCATTGCTGGCCGAGCAGCACCGGCCCGGCCGCGCAGTGTTCCTTCACTGCGCAATGGGTTACAGTCGCAGCCGTTTCATCGCCCGTCTCTATGCAAGGAAAAACCACCGATGGCTTTCTCGATCTACCAGTTGA
- a CDS encoding patatin-like phospholipase family protein, with amino-acid sequence MEKTHQYARCLVLAGGGFRFGYYLGIHAAAEDTGHAPDLLLATCGGAVAAATIARLPDAAARKEWLASRQVHAFLASLQSTARAAPLPMLAGAARRWMRRSSVPLIPDLFDDYLFELPAGLPLPPASGQAAPAVAIVGGKLLFNREEVGQPRGGRALFAETVFGDARVAALASGTPAAAADPRWSDGAIAPVLQVDSAMPLEDAVRTSLSDMFYFRCHQHGASHYTGGVIDLFPIELARRLAASVAMERKGRPDPWLVAPAWRAVLGIDGDARLRAVHGQAADVWIDTQDMAQALRGHGLKKRVRWRENRFRLIAPASYDDYRAQVEAQWQYGYRKGHAAYTGRQLP; translated from the coding sequence ATGGAGAAAACGCATCAATACGCGCGTTGCCTGGTCCTGGCCGGTGGCGGTTTCCGCTTCGGCTATTACCTCGGCATCCACGCGGCAGCCGAGGACACCGGCCATGCGCCGGACCTGCTGCTGGCAACGTGCGGAGGCGCCGTGGCGGCGGCCACCATCGCGCGCCTGCCCGATGCGGCGGCGCGCAAGGAATGGCTGGCGTCGCGGCAAGTGCACGCATTCCTCGCTAGCCTGCAATCGACCGCGCGCGCGGCACCGTTGCCGATGCTGGCCGGCGCGGCGCGGCGCTGGATGCGCCGGTCTTCCGTGCCGCTCATCCCCGACCTGTTCGACGACTACCTGTTCGAGCTGCCTGCCGGCTTGCCCTTGCCCCCCGCATCCGGGCAGGCGGCGCCCGCGGTGGCGATCGTCGGCGGCAAGCTGCTGTTCAACCGTGAAGAGGTGGGCCAGCCGCGCGGCGGCCGCGCGCTGTTCGCGGAAACCGTGTTCGGCGATGCCCGCGTGGCCGCCTTGGCCAGCGGCACTCCCGCCGCCGCGGCCGACCCGCGCTGGAGCGACGGCGCCATCGCACCCGTCCTGCAAGTGGACAGCGCGATGCCGCTGGAGGACGCGGTCCGCACCTCGCTGTCGGACATGTTTTACTTCCGCTGCCACCAGCATGGGGCCAGCCACTACACCGGCGGCGTGATCGACCTGTTCCCGATCGAGCTGGCGCGGCGCCTGGCCGCCAGCGTGGCGATGGAACGCAAGGGCCGGCCGGATCCCTGGCTGGTGGCGCCGGCATGGCGGGCGGTGCTGGGCATCGATGGCGATGCGCGGCTGCGCGCGGTGCACGGGCAGGCCGCGGACGTGTGGATCGATACGCAGGACATGGCGCAAGCGCTGCGCGGCCACGGCTTGAAGAAGCGGGTCCGCTGGCGGGAGAACCGCTTCCGCCTGATCGCGCCCGCCAGCTACGACGATTACCGCGCCCAGGTCGAAGCCCAGTGGCAGTACGGCTACCGGAAAGGGCACGCGGCCTACACGGGGCGGCAGCTGCCATGA